One Triticum dicoccoides isolate Atlit2015 ecotype Zavitan chromosome 4B, WEW_v2.0, whole genome shotgun sequence genomic window carries:
- the LOC119292641 gene encoding uncharacterized protein LOC119292641, whose protein sequence is MAAGLYSQLRAEEIEYGMLLRLQIHVTSVPDIILLLLELLQIECIRRYPDNSQVRGRSVGAHVLVAAHVPVADGDSVDVAWRMLRKVSHQDVPLVSSLESADSLDEAFVPNDFAEDDSHPVSPDLSQDEGEFDKALLKFYLNQKVKCLKRKLSSASRRNVRQKRSTDFPTCATFTRYSGKLFSGVVAGMCPRYQNVIQTYGMGCLLNFVRTEVPLRLVKWLASRFDVPSSEFQFERKFIPMTKYDIHDILDLPVDGEPLVSDPESGRDFILSHFNVSSIPPVSFFASKLKSTEVELSDEDISICFMIVALSSFLCTNSSLSPSQKYLHIFRDCSSVCNYDLSGYVYEWLLSSIKKFKNSTKVASKRSVTSGGCHYAFAVCYLDQLNFGLHSVPDVKPRILAWRGNKVKQFSELDRNNSRSYGKRPLKRLFAPVNPQKSIEKSSASKDGDVPLCSDMLFEMNVQKSFGARFGFEAAQVVINLVQSRNKDKPKLFVQWSQSLVIDVLECLSLSTLNAKSVPTPKVYSSEGHSFNKFSFGAKSVSIQSFIDERKCETVVEKSSPEVQQQIPNLNEASPFVSGVVSVGGFHNPVVLSSSSPAPKVCDEGVVNEANVEAAIPVADLSSIKSPSHSIGISP, encoded by the exons GTGAGAGGGCGATCTGTAGGTGCTCATGTACTTGTAGCTGCTCATGTTCCTGTAGCTGATGGGGATTCTGTAGATGTAGCTTGGCGGAT GCTACGGAAAGTGTCTCATCAGGATGTTCCATTAGTATCATCTTTAGAGAGTGCAGATTCACTGGATGAAGCTTTTGTGCCTAATGATTTTGCAGAAGATGATTCTCATCCTGTGTCTCCG GATCTATCTCAAGATGAAGGAGAGTTCGACAAGGCTCTTTTGAAGTTCTATCTCAATCAA AAAGTAAAATGCTTAAAGAGGAAACTATCATCTGCTTCTAGGAGGAATGTG AGGCAGAAACGATCTACTGATTTCCCCACTTGTGCCACTTTCACTAGATATTCTGGGAAGTTGTTCTCTGGTGTTGTTGCTGGAATGTGTCCTAGGTATCAGAATGTCATCCAGACATACGGCATGGGCTGTCTCTTAAACTTTGTTAGGACCGAGGTTCCCCTTAGGCTAGTGAAGTGGCTTGCTAGTAGGTTTGATGTCCCTTCATCTGAATTCCAGTTCGAAAGGAAATTTATCCCAATGACCAAGTATGATATCCATGATATCCTTGACCTCCCAGTAGATGGTGAGCCACTTGTGTCTGATCCTGAGTCTGGACGTGATTTTATCCTGTCTCACTTCAATGTTTCTAGTATTCCTCCTGTCTCTTTCTTCGCCAGCAAGCTTAAATCCACCGAAGTCGAGTTGTCTGATGAAGACATTTCCATTTGCTTCATGATTGTTGCGTTGTCCTCATTCCTTTGTACCAACTCTAGCCTCAGTCCTAGCCAGAAGTACCTGCATATTTTCAGGGATTGTTCTTCTGTGTGCAACTATGATCTGTCCGGATATGTTTATGAGTGGTTGTTGAGCAGCATCAAAAAGTTCAAGAATTCCACTAAAGTTGCTTCTAAAAGATCAGTGACGTCTGGTGGTTGTCACTATGCTTTTGCT GTTTGTTACCTTGACCAACTTAATTTCGGTCTCCATTCTGTCCCTGATGTCAAGCCCCGGATTCTAGCATGGAGAGGTAACAAAGTTAAGCAATTTTCAGAGCTTGACAGAAACAATAGCCGCTCTTATGGCAAGAGGCCTCTAAAGCGGTTGTTTGCTCCAGTTAATCCGCAG AAGTCTATCGAGAAATCTTCAGCAAGCAAAGATGGTGATGTTCCCCTTTGCAGTGACATGCTTTTTGAAATGAATGTGCAGAAATCCTTCGGTGCTCGTTTTGGGTTTGAG GCTGCTCAAGTAGTCATAAACCTTGTTCAATCTAGGAACAAAGACAAGCCCAAGCTATTTGTACAATGGTCACAGTCCCTTGTAATTGACGTTCTAGAATGCTTATCACTCTCTACTCTAAATGCCAAATCTGTCCCGACACCTAAAGTTTATTCAAGTGAGGGTCATTCTTTCAACAAGTTCTCTTTTG GCGCCAAGTCTGTCTCTATTCAATCTTTCATTGATGAGAGGAAGTGTGAGACTGTTGTTGAGAAATCATCTCCTGAAGTCCAGCAGCAAATCCCCAATTTGAATGAAGCTTCTCCTTTTGTTTCTGGTGTTGTTAGTGTTGGGGGTTTTCACAACCCAGTAGTTTTATCTAGTTCATCTCCAGCTCCTAAAGTGTGTGATGAG gGCGTGGTAAATGAGGCAAATGTTGAAGCTGCAATTCCAGTGGCGGATTTATCTTCTATAAAAAGTCCTTCTCATTCTATAG GTATATCCCCTTAA